The following are encoded together in the Misgurnus anguillicaudatus chromosome 14, ASM2758022v2, whole genome shotgun sequence genome:
- the tmem169a gene encoding transmembrane protein 169a, producing MTEAASADTNSMELDDGMTPEETPVNTLQRLTEDEGTTTRRKKKKRKKEIIYRSDLEVEDAGEGTSADVDGTCSAPFEEEEEPVPPDSRFVTLTGTITRGKRKGQMVDIYMTLTDKELRDMARSKERLDAECDGVAEAKQKPCALGLSQGPHVLLWSLSCSPFIFVLSFITSFYYGTLTWYNVFLVYNEERTFLHKITLCPLLILLYPVLIVVLCFCMGVYAAVNQLSWVFGEWWLAVRDLEKGFCGWMCGKLGLEDCAPYNVVELLDSDTLSGTLQGKRMEDVEQTSSL from the exons ATGACCGAAGCTGCATCTGCAGATACAAATAGTATGGAGCTGGATGATGGGATGACTCCAGAGGAGACCCCAGTGAATACACTGCAGAGGTTAACTGAGGATGAAGGGACCACCACTCGCAGGAAGAAGAAAAAGAGGAAGAAAGAAATCATCTACCGCTCTGATCTGGAGGTTGAGGATGCTGGAGAGGGAACCTCAGCAGATGTGGATGGGACCTGTAGTGCTCCATTTGAAGAAG AAGAGGAACCTGTACCTCCTGACAGCCGTTTCGTGACCCTGACTGGCACTATTACACGAGGAAAGCGGAAAGGCCAAATGGTGGACATCTATATGACCCTTACTGACAAAGAGCTGAGAGACATGGCGCGTTCCAAAGAGCGTCTAGATGCGGAGTGTGACGGGGTCGCCGAAGCTAAGCAAAAACCCTGCGCGCTAGGGCTTAGCCAGGGTCCCCATGTTCTCCTCTGGAGTCTTTCCTGCTCTCCTTTCATCTTTGTTCTGTCCTTCATCACGTCATTTTACTATGGAACGCTCACCTGGTACAACGTCTTCCTGGTTTACAACGAAGAACGCACCTTTCTGCACAAGATCACACTGTGTCCTTTGCTCATCTTGTTATATCCGGTGCTCATCgtggttttgtgtttttgtatgggGGTGTATGCTGCTGTGAACCAGCTCTCGTGGGTGTTCGGGGAGTGGTGGCTGGCGGTGAGAGACCTCGAAAAGGGATTCTGTGGGTGGATGTGTGGGAAACTGGGGTTGGAGGACTGTGCGCCCTACAATGTGGTTGAGCTCCTGGATTCTGACACTCTCTCTGGGACACTCCAGGGAAAGAGGATGGAGGATGTTGAGCAGACTTCCTCTCTGTAA
- the pecr gene encoding peroxisomal trans-2-enoyl-CoA reductase, protein MAASSVFKAGLFNHKVAVVTGGGTGIGKAITSELLQLGCSVVISSRKLERLTSAAEELAQKIPSSSPAKVTPIQCNIRNEEEVKNLMASTLKLHGRIDFLVNNGGGQFSSPVNMMSAKGWKAVIDTNLTGTFLCCKEAYNTWMRDHGGVIVNIIADMWKGFPGMAHTGAARAAVDNLTKSLAIEWAASGVRINSVAPGTIISKTAMENYKEFGPALFKMSVAISPAKRLGVPEEISPAVCFLLSPAASFINGATLRVDAGQSLYNTLWEIPDHSAWPEPPEGENSDVLREIMNKTKSKL, encoded by the exons ATGGCCGCTTCCAGTGTTTTTAAAGCAGGTCTTTTCAACCACAAAGTTGCGGTCGTTACTGGTGGAGGAACTGGAATAGGAAAAGCTATTACATCTGAGCTCTTGCAGTTAG gatgcagtgtggtcatctCATCCAGAAAGCTTGAGCGTCTAACATCAGCAGCTGAAGAGCTTGCACAAAAAATCCCTTCATCCAGTCCAGCAAAAGTGACACCTATACAGTGCAACATCAGAAATGAAGAAGAG GTGAAGAACCTAATGGCCTCCACTCTAAAGCTTCATGGGAGGATTGACTTTTTGGTGAATAATGGAGGTGGACAGTTTTCCAGTCCAGTGAACATGATGAGTGCTAAAGGCTGGAAGGCTGTGATTGACACCAACCTCACCGGAACGTTCTTATGCTGCAAAGAAG CATACAACACATGGATGAGGGACCATGGAGGTGTAATTGTTAACATTATTGCCGACATGTGGAAAGGCTTTCCTGGAATGGC GCACACAGGAGCCGCCAGGGCAGCTGTAGATAATCTGACCAAGAGTCTGGCTATTGAGTGGGCCGCCAGTGGGGTCCGGATCAACTCTGTGGCGCCG gGAACTATCATCtccaaaactgcaatggaaaacTACAAAGAATTTGGTCCTGCTTTATTTAAGATGTCAGTGGCCATCAGTCCTGCTAAAAGACTTGGTGTTCCTGAAGAG ATATCTCCTGCCGTATGTTTCTTGCTATCACCAGCTGCTTCCTTTATTAATGGAGCAACCCTGAGGGTGGATGCCGGGCAAAGCCTCTACAATACTCTATGGGAAATCCCAG ACCACAGTGCTTGGCCAGAGCCACCAGAGGGAGAAAATTCAGACGTGTTAAGGGAAATTATGAACAAGACCAAATCTAAACTGTGA